A stretch of Chaetodon auriga isolate fChaAug3 chromosome 21, fChaAug3.hap1, whole genome shotgun sequence DNA encodes these proteins:
- the LOC143340140 gene encoding copine-3-like: MASGGAPGPGATHLATKVELTISCENLMDMDVFSKSDPLCALYINTSGSHWYEFGRTEMILNCLNPKFAKKFVIDYYFEMVQRLRFCVYDIDNDTYDLGDDDFLGELECTLGQIVSNKQMTRSLLLKNKRPAGRGTITIRAEEITDTRVANFEVSARRLDKKFLWWSDPFLEFYKQTETGWQLAHRTEVVQNNLNPIWKPFRVSLRALCGGDVERPIQVYCYDHHVNGSHDFIGSFKATLAEMQVATHVCPAEFECVNPKKLKKKNYKNSGVICIKQCQLVKEFTFLDYIMGGCQLNFTIAIDFTGSNGDPRTPQSLHYINPEGYNEYLTAIWAVGNVIQDYDSNKMFPVFGFGAQIPPSYQVSHEFPVNFNATNPFCEGIEGVVSAYQQCLPQLKLWGPTNFSPIIRHVSCFARQALRQNVASQYFVLLIITDGVITDMDQTRTAIVEASRLPMSIIIVGVGGADFSAMEFLDSDDKLLRSANGDVASRDIVQFVPFRDFQGNSVALAQSVLAELPDQVSSFFNSFKLKPPNTLSVSALT; encoded by the exons ATGGCCTCAGGTGGGGCCCCTGGGCCAGGGGCCACCCATTTGGCCACCAAGGTGGAGCTGACCATCTCCTGTGAGAACCTCATGGACATGGATGTTTTCTCCAAGTCTGACCCTCTGTGCGCCCTGTACATCAACACGTCCGGCTCCCACTGGTATGAG TTTGGGCGCACAGAGATGATCCTGAACTGCCTGAATCCAAAGTTTGCCAAGAAGTTTGTCATCGACTACTATTTCGAGATGGTGCAGAGGCTGAGGTTTTGCGTGTATGATATTGACAATGACACCTACGACCTGGGTGATGATGACTTTCTCGGGGAGCTTGAATGTACCCTGGGCCAG ATTGTTTCAAACAAGCAGATGACCCGATCTTTGTTGCTGAAGAACAAGAGGCCTGCAGGTCGTGGGACCATCACA atCCGCGCTGAAGAAATAACGGACACCAGAGTGGCAAACTTTGAGGTGTCGGCCCGCAGGCTGGACAAAAAG tttttgtggtGGTCTGACCCTTTCCTGGAGTTCTACAAGCAGACAGAGACTGGATGGCAGCTGGCTCACAGGACGGAG GTGGTACAAAACAACCTAAATCCAATATGGAAGCCCTTCCGAGTCTCACTGAGAGCTCTCTGTGGAGGAGATGTGGAGAGGCCAATACAG gtTTACTGTTATGACCACCATGTCAACGGCTCCCATGACTTTATTGGGAGCTTTAAAGCCACACTCGCAGAGATGCAAGTGGCAACACACGTTTGTCCG GCTGAGTTTGAGTGCGTTAACCCCAAAAaattgaagaagaaaaactatAAGAACTCTGGGGTCATTTGCATCAAGCAATGCCAG TTGGTGAAGGAGTTTACCTTCCTGGATTACATTATGGGCGGCTGTCAGCTGAACTTCACT ATTGCCATTGATTTCACAGGCTCTAACGGGGATCCCAGAACTCCTCAGTCCCTCCACTACATCAACCCTGAAGGCTACAATGAATACCTGACAGCCATCTGGGCAGTGGGTAATGTCATCCAGGACTATGACAG tAACAAgatgtttcctgtgtttggttttggaGCTCAGATCCCTCCCTCCTATCAG GTTTCCCACGAGTTTCCTGTCAATTTCAATGCAACAAATCCGTTCTGCGAGG gcaTTGAGGGTGTGGTGAGTGCCTACCAGCAGTGTCTACCTCAGCTGAAGCTCTGGGGCCCTACCAACTTCTCCCCGATCATCAGGCATGTCAGCTGCTTCGCCAGACAAGCTCTCCGGCAGAACGTGGCCTCA cAATACTTTGTGCTGCTCATCATCACAGATGGAGTGATCACAGACATGGACCAGACTCGCACTGCTATTGTAGAGGCCTCTCGTCTACCCATGTCCATCATCATAGTGGGTGTGGGCGGCGCAGACTTCAGCGCAATGGAGTTCCTTGACAGTGATGACAAATTGCTGCGCTCGGCAAACGGTGACGTCGCCTCAAGAGACATCGTCCAGTTTGTGCCCTTCAGAGATTTCCAA GGAAACAGCGTGGCCCTTGCCCAGAGCGTCCTGGCAGAGCTGCCTGATCAGGTGTCTTCCTTCTTCAATTCTTTCAAGCTGAAGCCGCCGAATACACTGagtgtttctgctctgacataG